The nucleotide window aaaaatttttttttaactattttacttcttttgggtCCTTCAAGGCCCCATACTGGTGATATAGAAACCTGCCTTTTCCAAGTAGCTGAAGTAAACTGCCCAACTCCAACAGAAACTTGATTCTGagctcaaaacaataaaaatgccatttaagCTGAGCATCTTCATGAGACTCAAACACACCTCAAAAATAGGTGAATGAAAACATCACATTTGCTGACCCCTAAAGTGTTTTTCTCAACTTTGTtctctttaaatgctttttaaattaattcagcaATATTCTTGGACTATGGCAAACCCACAAATACCAATGAGGGTCTGTTCTCTGCAAATCAGTCTGGAACAGCTTGCTGGCTTTACATTCTCAAGTGCTCTCTGCCTCCAGAGCATGGGTTTTTAAGCCCTGCATCCACCTTTTCTCTGCACGAACTGGTGGGAGCAGTTTCTGCATAGGGATCCTCGGCATTGTCCCAGTGTTTTAGAGAATAAGCCCCAAACACAGTCCTCCTTCTCGATTAGAGATTCTCAAACTTCGGTGGGCAGAACTCCCCTGGGTGCTTGTTAGAATGCAGGGTTCTGAGCCCCATGCAGAGATCTGCCTGGactggggcctgggaatctgcagtATTAAccagccctcccccgcccccttcccccacagcaTCGCAGTTTTAAGGTGACACCCGAGGCCACAGAGAGAGATCCTCTCAGGCTTCTTCCCGAAGGCGTATCCCATGGAGCCTTGGAGAGGGTATCTCTCCGCTGGGGCCCTCACCGAACTGGCAGGAGCCAGAGTCCCTGCCAGTTCCCCTAAAGCAGAGTCCCAGGGGACGACCGGGGCTCAGCAGCTCTATTCTGCCAAGTCATCCATGGGATGTGCCGGCCCAGGCGTGAGGACCAGCCCCTTCCCCGCTTtagctctccctctgtctccgagAACCGTTCGGGGCTGAGGCCCGGCCCCAGTCTCCCTCGAAACTGCTGGTCCAGCCCTTTCCAGAAGCTCCTGCAGCTCTAGCCGCAGTTAGATCTAAACGGGGGTTCCCGCTCACCGGATCCACCTTCATACCCCTGCAACCCTCACTGAGAACGCCGGTGTTTAACAGCGAGTCGTCTCCATGGCGACCGACGGGGTGTCAGAGACTCGGGACTACGACTTCACGGCGTGGGGATTCCGGAGAAGGGGTCGGGGGCGGCGTCCCTCCGAGGCCCTGACCCATACCCAGATTGAGGGGATGGATCCCCGTCCTTCCCGCCTCGGTCCCCGGCCCCCAGCACGACCTCCGCTGCTCAGCGGCCACAgcgaggtggggaaggggggggggagggtggagttTTACGGGGGCCCCAACCCCGACGGTGGGGCAGCGGGGGCGCGGGGCACggcaccccgccccgccccgcgccctcgAGCCCAGGCGGCGGAGCCCCGGCGCACGCGGGCGGCGCAGGgccgggcgcgggcgcgggggcggggagcgggcggGCCCCGCGCGGGGCCTAAGTCCCACCCCCGGGGGCGGCGCCTGGCGCCGGGGAGtgtcaggaagaggaagagcGCGGCCAGAGGCGGTGCGGGCGCGCGGCGAGCAGGGGCCGGGCCCAGGCGGACGCCGAGCGGGCCACCATGGCCACGGACGAGCTGGCCAGCAAGCTGAGCCGGCGGCTGCAGATGGAGGGCGAGGGCGGCGCCGAGGCCCCGGAGCAGCCCGGGCTGaacggggcggcggcggcggcggcggcggcggccggggcgcCCGACGAGGCGGCCGAGGCGCTGGGCAGCGCGGACGGCGAGCTGAGCGCCAAGCTACTGCGGCGCGCCGACCTCAACCAGGGCATCGGCGAGCCCCAGTCGCCCAGCCGCCGCGTCTTCAACCCCTACACCGAGTTCAAGGAGTTCTCCAGGAAGCAGATCAAGGACATGGAGAAGATGTTCAAGCAGTGAGTGCCCGCCAGACCCGGccccctacccacccaccccgcGCGCCGGCCTTGGGCCCCAGACCCCCGAACCCCGCGCCGCGCGGGACCCCCTGCCGCCAGCTCTGCGCCCCCGAACCCCGACACAGCAGGGGTGGCGACCCCGCGGCCCCTTTCATTTAATCACGAGGCTTCAGGACCTCCTCCCCACCGCGCGTGTGGGTCTGGCgacccccaggccctggcacgCGACCCCCTCCTCATGGTGACGCGGTCCCCAGTACACCTGACGCGCGCACTCGGTGTGGGGACCGTGCGGCTCTTCTGGGTAATCCCGAGTCCCCTCGAGCCCCCCACTACCACCGTACACATGAGTCCGAAGACTCTGGGTCTCTGGCCTAGGACCCCTGCCCAGTTAGTGAAGCTTCTCTCCAGACACCCGCGCACACTGCGATTTGAAGACCCCGTggcccccctttccctctccctagCGACTCgaattccccacccccaccccctggtcaAAAACACCCCCCCTCTACACACCCTCCAGCGCCCCAACAAACGTTACCGGTCCCTTCACCCCTTGCCATACACATTGTTTTCATCGGGGTCCTTTCATTTCCTCTGCTTATCTCAGATGCCCCTCAACATAGGTTCTGGGcagggatccccccccccccctccaattATTCAGCATCTGCTAGCAAACTGTCATCAAAGACCCTTCAGACCTTCTCACCCCAACCCCATTCACCCTGCTATCCAGGACCCCTGTCCTTGACCCTCGGGTGGTCTCCCCAGGGAGAGacccctccatccctgccccccactctgcAGGTATGCACCACCCCTTCCCATCCTCCCTTCAGGGCTgggttccctcctccctccacacactgtccctccctcctcttgccCTAAGCCCTCCCCAGCAGCTTTGCagtcactgcccccccccccaatctgtcAGAAGCCCCcgtctctccccccttcccccactatGTTCCCTCTTCCGTCCTTCATGGGGTTCCGACACCCCATACCTCCGTCTCTAATTTGCCTGGTTGTTCTcacccctcccttttcctctaaTTCCACACATTGTGCCCTTAGCAGATTGGACAGGCACCCCCAGGCCTGCGgctcagccctccccaccccaccccaccccacccccaaaaaaaacacttaaaacctCTCTGAAGGGACTAAATGGTCCCCTTCTGGTCCATCCTTGAGAACATCCAGTTGGGACTGAGACGGACAGTCAACCTCTTCACAACcacagtgtgggggggggggggggggcagggggggcgctAGTGGTAGAGTGTTGTGAAAGCGCTCAGCCCCCTTCCCTTTGGTACCCTTCCCCACCTGTTGTTGCCCAGCCCCTTTTCTGGTGGGGGAACAGCCCAGGGTATGGTCTGGAGTGGAGAGGTGCTGGCACACCTTGGCAGGGCAGGATGGGGCTGTGCGCCCAAGCAGGAAGCCCAGGAACAGGGTGTTTTGCAACCCCTACAGCTTGAGAAAGGCTCTTTCCCACTTCTCGatgctgctgcttctgcctttGGCCCCAACACAGGGGAAGAGGGCTTTGTTTCCCAGACCTGGATGGCTGGGAGCCCCATACTTCTCCAAGGGTCAGCCTGGGGCGGGGGACTGAGTCCTTAACCCTCCTCCGGGCCCTGAGGAGCCTGCTTCTTTGACTCCAGGGTCTTTGTCGGGAGTTCTTCTAAAGTTTCTTCCCCGCCAAAGACTGGCACCATCTGGAGAGCAGGATTTCCAGGATTCCAACCCAAACTGATAGAAAGCTCCTTGAGCCCAGGGCTAGGTATAGATAGCTTCACTGTCTGGAATTTCCCTGTTGAGCCTGCCCCCTGCCTTGGGGGCAGGGagttcggggcggggggggggggggatcgtTTAAATGCAGCCATGATCCCTGCGTCAATAGTGGCTAGGTACTAACTCCTCGATTCCACCCAGCATCCCCACGACTAGAACTATCACCACCGTGGCACAGCTGAGCAGTCTGGGCACGGaagagttaaataacttgccgagaccacacagctagaaaatgaCGGAGCCAGGATCTGAACTCAGGTCTATGACTCTAAAAACCACGTTCctccttctgggttttccatCACAAACATCTGCTTCCGTGTGGGAAAATGCACTTCGCCAACACCCGCTTCCATGTGCGCGGCTGATTTTCCACCTTGTGGACCCACCACCGTCCCGTGTCTCTCTCCCAGAATCCTCCTCCTGTTGGGCTTCCACAGCATTCCTACACCccgccagaaaaaaaaaaaaaaaaaaggacggaGCTGTTTGGGAGAACCCATGCACCCCCAAAATGATCTGGGACTTGGGAGGCCGCGGCTTGATCAGAAGGGCGCGTGACCAGAGCAATGGCCTTGAAGCTGCATTTGCAGGCAAACTCACTTGCTAGAGAGGCTGCTTTTGGGTGTTAGTTTGACAAGGTTGATGTTGATGAAGTTAGGGGGGAACTTAAGCCCTCCCAACACCCCTGCAAACCAGCTCTTGGCACGACTGACCGCCGGTgtagggggcaggaaggggccagGGAGCTGCCCTTCTAGGGAAGGAAGTGCCGCCCGCAGTGGTGGGGGGGCcctggtggggagagagaaagctgcCGGTTTTGTATTCAAGGAAACAAGGCTTCTCTGTGCCAGCCAGCcgagcccagctgagcccagctgaGTCCCGGCCGGGAACAGCGGACACACAGGCTGTCGGGAAGGACAAAACCCCTGTTCTGCTTCTGCTGTCCTGGTGGGGCTGCAGCCTCCTGGGTCCAAACAGGAACCTGCTGAGAGACTTCCACCCTGGTCTCTAGCTccctggcagggaggagggtTGCCCCGCCCTCCTGGAAGCTATTCACCAGAGCTGAGGGCAAGAGATAGGTCATAAGGAACCGGGGGCTGGCCTTCCTGGGGAGGCAGGAGCTAGAAAGCCTGGTCTTGAgtcctcctggctctgccctcgCTGGGCGCgagtcttcccatctgtaaaaggagCAGGCTGTACTCAGCAATGACCTCCTTCTTTCTGAGAGGTCCTGAACCCTTCTGGATGACAGACTGCCTCCCAGGGCCTTCCGGTTCATCCACTTATTAGCTGGATACTTcctgaggagggagacagaaggagagtcAAGGGGATTGAGGGAGGCAGTCCGCCTCTGACCTCACGACCCAGCTGTGCAGGTGCCGGCTGGGAGAGACACCTCGAGGGTGGACTCCAGCCTTTCCCCCCActttgcagaaaaggaaactgagacccagaaaggtGTGGTGGTTCGCTTGGGATCACAGGGAAGTTTTCAGTGGCTGAACCAGAGCACCCTGGTCTATACACTAAGGATGATGGTCCCTGCTTCTCGGTCGGGGCTGCGAGGAGGTGATGCCTGTAGAGGGCTGGCCTGGTGCCCAGCTCGTGGAGGTCCCCGCGTCCGTGGAGCCTGGATGTTcagtcctccctccccaggcGGCCTCAGGCTGCCTCAGCACCTctaacccctctccccacctctgtctctgcccatccatCCAGGGCTGTTTCTGGAACCTTCCAGCCAAAGAGGGAATGGTGTGACCCCACAGAGCCTCAAGGGGGCCCGCCTCTGGGCCAGCAGCAGCCTGCACGAGGCTCTGTGGGGTTTCGTGAGTCGAGACCTGCCCAAGAGGGAGGCAGCCATGTAATTCTGAACCTGCTGTGGAATCTGAGGAAGATGCCCTAGTTCCCTGCTTGGCCAGCCTCGTCCCCAGACGCTGTGTCTCATGACCCCTCCTTGCGTCAGAGAGGCaggcttccctctccttctggacGCCTCTGCCTCCCCTCTTCTCCATTTGCTCCTCCTCCACATGTCCCCTCAGACCCTGTGCCTCACAGCACGTCCCCCGGTGTCCTTCCTGAAAGATAGTACGAGGCACAGTCGTTCAGAGCAGGGCCTTCGGGGTCTGTGGTCCTGGGCTTGAATCCCAGCCGTGGGCCTGGGACAAGGCACCTAAACCTTCCGGGCCTCCGTCCGTCACCCTAAAAACAGGGAGAGTACTGGCACCCACCTCACAGGGCAGTTGTGAAGTCCTTCACCCGGtgcttggcacaaagtaagtACTGTTCCTGTCACCCGCACCCCCCAGCCCTGGCGGTGGTTGTCTGTGCAGGTGTGGAAGTCGCTGCACAAAAGCTGTCGGCTGCCTCCACTTACCCCACGTAGAGCTCCCGGGCCACCGACAACCTCACGCTGTGGGCCGGAGTGATGGGGACCCGGCATGAGACCCCCTGCCTTTTCTCTTGCTGAACAGACGCTCTGATCGGCAGCTACGTGCGGCTTtcataaataacaaaaagtagGGAAATGAATTCATTATCACTTAATTACGTGGAAGGCAGgtggcagagaaaaaggagagagcaaACGACACTCTGGAGGGATTCAGAACTGGGACTCCAGCGCCCATCTGTGCAGCTGCGTGGCTCGGGGCAAAGGGTGCTCAgcttctcagcctcagtttccccctgggCTAGGGACCCTACCTGGTAAAGTTCAGAGGATGCAGCTTAAAAAGTCCTGACGCTTTGTAAAGAGTCCACCATCATGTCCCGCCTGTGGGCTGTTAAAAACATAGATGCTGTGGAAAAACATAAAAGCCCTTCGTCTGAGCATTCATCAAACACGTCTTGTATGAAGTTTCTGCTTGTATTAAGTTCTAGACAATCCAGGGAAGAATAAAGTTCCTGCCGTCAGGAAGCTTAGTCTCATGAACAACGGTAGTAGAGAGGATGGGCCCCGGGGCTAGAAATTGAAGTTTCCATTTATTCCTACCATGAGGACCAGACGCTCTCATGAGAGATGCCATGGTGATGCCCTCTCCGCAGCCAGCCCCCTGCCTCCACGCCCTCTCCTCATTAAGTGGAGACACCGGGTCCAGTTGTTCCCAGAGGAGCCTGTGTGTATATTTCAGGGATTGAAATGAATCTGAACGACAGCACAGTGAGGTGGGTAGTATCGTTATCCCCATTtgccaggtgaggaaactgaggctcaagaaggTTGAGTCACTTATCCAAGGTAATAATCAGTGGCAGGGGCAGGATTGGAAGCAGGTCTGCCTGCGGGGAGCCCCAGAGACCAAAAGACGGCTGTGTGTATGGATGGGAGCCAGAGGGGGCTCTCAGGGCCtctgtggggggagggtgggtacAGAGGTTCGGTCCTTCCACCTGTAGCAGCCAGGAGCCCGGCTTTCTGGGAAGATGCCCCAcccctggggagggaggattTCTTGAACTTGGTGCTCACCCTGTGCCGTTCCTACTTCCCTTCCGCTTCTGAGTcactgctcccctcccccgcctgggGACTTTTGGTTCCCCTTTGGTTTGCACCTTCCTGACTGCCTTCTCCTGTCTGTCCGTCCGTCTGTACCCTCTGGGTCCAAGGCCTGGCTTCAGCAGTGAGGCACCAGGCCCTGCTGCCTCAGGGGAGGCCCTGTACCAAAGCCAGGCCAGCCGGAGGGAGGAGACAAGGCCACGTCGCTCTGAGACCTCAGCAGGGACAGTCCCCACTCCCTCCTGGCAGCCGAGTTCCCTCTGACTGCCGAGCAGCCCTCTCCTTGGCTGACTTCCGCTTTTCAAGGACTGCAGAGAAGCCAGAGTCCCATGCCAGAAGGGGGCAGCTAGAGCCGTGTGGAGACCCTCATGTGACTAAGACCGTGGCCACTGTcggccccctccctcctgggcaTTTTGCCTCTTGTTTAGTCCTTTTATGACAGCCGGTGAGATCCTACCTACTATTTTCACAAACTACCTACTGTTGTCACAAACGAGAAGCCTGGGTCCCACAGAGGTTCCGTGCGTGGCCcgtccagagtcacacagctagtaaggagTGGGGACAGCGTGTGAACTCGGGTCTGTCCGACTCCAAGTCCCTCGCTCCCATGGGACCCGGAAAGGGCGGCTCGTTAGAAGTGTGGTTGCCCAGGTTCCGCCCCGGGTCTACCCGATCAGAATCTGCGTCCTAACGCTGGAGTGTAAGAAGCGCCAGGCCGCCCACAGGTGACTTCTGCCACTGGCCTAAGGTTTTCCTACAGGGAAGGCAAGTCTGAGCAGTTAAGGGAAGGAGGAAGTTAAATAATAAACACGAGCCTGTGTTAGACGCTCAGTGAATGTTCGGTGCAATCACCGATGTAACAATAAGCGTTAAGAGCCGGCAGGAAGGAGGCAGTGCAGGAATTATTGGCAGGACACCCACCGCTGACGTTACAAGCCCGGGGAGATGGGGCTCAGCGTGCTGTGGTTGAACCCAAGGTTAGCAGGTCCCAAGCCCCGAGAGCCCCCAGCAGATGGCCGTCAGCCTGGGGGGCCCCTGCCTGGTCCACTAAAAAGCTACGGGAGAGCCATGAGCAGCATTCGTGCACTCGTCCACACGCACGTACACACCCTCACACCCTCACACCCTCTCCTTGGCCGACATGGCAACAGATCGAGTGTCCAATTCTGTAGATAGGGCTGGAGGAAGTGGTGAGTGGCTGGGCTTTCCCCTCATGAGTCAGGCagtctgggggcgggggcacgCAGGACCCCACGGGCAGGGCCGAGCAGCGATCATCGAGCATGTGGGTGGCCACCTgcagggggaggtgggcagggcccGCTGGCTGTGACAGCGAGCAAAGCCAGAGTTTTTCTGTTGTCCAGGACTTTCCTGCCCCAAGGGACCTGTCTTCCCACTTCATAGGGCAAAGTGTGTAGAGGCCTAGGAGCCACTGGGGGTGGACCAGGCCTGTGAATGCCGAGACCAAAGCCAGGTGGGCCTGGGGGATCGTTGGCCCACAGACACCACCCTCCCCAGCTGATTGTCCTCCTGGGGACCCCCGTGGGCCGAGGAGCCACCCACAAAGGCCTGGGATAGGAAGCAAAGGGACAAAATTGGGGTCTCCTGTGCTCCCACCTTCCCCCTCATTCTGCCATCAGACTACGCAGCACAGCTGGTGGATGGGGAGGCTCGTGCGGGAGGAACCACCTTCCGATAGACCGTTCCAGAGCCAATATGGGCTACCATGAGTGAAGTAGGGAGCTTCCTGTGCCCAGAGATATTCCAAGACCCAAGCAGGAAAACCGCGTTAGGAATCTGACCTTCACGAACGGCTTAATGAGTCACCTCCAGTATCCCTCCCAGCCCGAGATTCTCTAGTACAGGGTGTGTGAGCATCGGGACATAACATGGCAGCTAAAAGCATGTGTGTTTCGTCAGATCGGGGTTCGGATCCCAGCTGTGTCCTTGTCAACCAGGGCTTTGGCCAAGTGGCttcctccctgagcctctgtctcctcgTCTGTAATGGAGGGATAGTCGTGCCAGCTTTGCAGGGTTCTTGTGAGCGTCTGATACGGAACACTTGGCGTTGTGCCTGGCGCTCAGTAAGTGCTCAGCAAAGAGTAGCCACTAAGGATAATATTGTTAGGAAGCAGGGACGCACACTGTAAGAGCCAGCCGCTGCCCGCTGCCGTAACTCCTGGATATCAGAGCCAAGGCCGGAGGAGCAGCCGGCCGGGCGGGACCTGCTCCGTGCAAGGGTGCAACGAGGCAAAGTCTGTCTGGGCGGTGGCCGTCTACTCCGCTCTCGCTCTCGAGGGTAGATGGGAGGGATTTTGTCACCAGCATCTGGGGCGGCAGCTGCCGAGCCCTGCCCGCCGAGAACTATTCAGGGGGAGGCGGGTAGGAATGTGGGCACGGTGCCAGGGCCCGCAGCCTCCCTCCGGTGCTGCAGAAAAGTGCTGAGCTCCCAGCCCGCGAGCTTTGTTGCCAGTCCTGCCCGATAGAATTGGccctcccaggcaggccccaggccGGGCTCTCAACCCCGCGTCCCCCAGCCCTGCAAGCTTGAGAATTCGAGACCCTCTCTGGGACCAGGAAGGAGAAGGACGCAGACAGGCGGGAAGAAGGAAAGCCTTTGGCTTTGGGGACCCTGCAGTCCACCCGCTGTGGGACCCTGGGCTGGTTGCTGCCTACTCTGGGCCCCAATTACCCCCACATATCATGAAGCAGATAGACCAGGCTGTGCTGCCTCTCTTGCCCTGATCCCTCTGAGCCACCTGCACCCTCAGTTCCAGCTCAGGGAGAGAGTGATGGATGAGAGGGTCTCCCCAGCCAGGGGGTGTCTCCTGTGTTGCCAGTCATCCACCTGCTGGTGGCACAGTGACAGCCCCCTCCCcttgtcccttccttcctgtgagaggaaggacagagtaacccagggctggggctccccccacctctctctagCCGGCGAGGGAGCAAACGGCTGTCCTGCTGTCTGTCCACCTCCCCAAGTGGTGGGGTCTGGGAATCGGGCCTCGTGGGAGGAGTCGTGGGAGCCTCAGAGGAGGGGGAGATGCTGGGGGCGGCCCCGGACCAACttgcccaccccctgcctccagaACAGTCTGCAGCAGGCATTTCGTCACAGCCATGCGCCATCAGGACGGGCGCCCAAGGGAGAAGCCCTCGTATTTCTTTGCCGTTTTCATTCTTATCAGCACCGTTTTTATGTTGTGTGTGCAAAGCACTTAATGTAGTATCTGGCACACAAAAAGTTCTCAGTGGCCACTGTTCCAACAAAATTAGCAGGCTCTAAGCACCTGTTATGTACTAGGCATTTTATGTtcgtcatctcatttaatctctaaTCCTAAAAGTGGGTAGTAATAACAACGTTTCCATTATTATTACCGTCATTATTGACCGTCTGTGCTAATTAAGTGCTTACCgtgggccaggctctgtgctaggaatCTACTTGGATTGTCTCTTTTAATCTGTGCCTTTGTCCTGAGTTGGGTCCTTTGAGTTCCATGATATCAATGggaaaattgggggggggggggggggggaggcggggtcAGGTGATTTAACCAGggtcagccagccagccaagcGGCAGATCTGGGGTTTGGACCCCAGTCAGTCTCAGCAGAGTTGATGTGGACACAGAACCTTCAAGGCCATCTTCAGTCACATTCACCCTGGCACCTGCTTGATCCAGTGACCCAAAGCCCACCCACCTCAGAGCCCAGGGCACATGATCTCTGCCTGCTCCCTCCAAGCCACATGGTAACAGCCTCCCCCCAGTGTCTCCTCCTTTGGGGGGGGGACGCAACTCCCACCTAGCACCTGACCTCTGTCACCTCCTCTTGGTGATTGATCCGCTGGCATATGGCCAGCCCCTGCATTGTCCCCTTGGGGCTCAGAGCCTGCCCGGGATAGAGCCCAGACCCAGTCATTGATTGACCTTTGATTGATGCAGGCAGTGGTTCAAGCCGCAGCCCAGCCAGGCCTGGGAGCTGCCAGAAACCAAGAAATACAGAGTCCAAGTCTGTGTCCAAGTTCGGACACGTTCTCTGCACTTCCTCTGACACTGAGCCACCCCCCAGCTGCAGGAGAGATCCGTACACGTGAGCGGTGACTAAAGGCAGCGCTCAGGGGGTGCAGGGGGGCCGGCGGAGAAGAGTGTGGGAACCACAGGGATGGGGTGTGAGTCCCTGGCCAGCTGGTTTCTGAGCCGGTGCCCTCACCCCTACAATCCTCATTCCCTGGTCAGTCACATGGGGAAGTAATCCCCACCGTCCAGGACTGCTGAGCACAGAAGCTGTAAAGAAATGCCTCGCACATAGTAGGAGCTTAATAAAGGCAACTGGATCCCAGTATAGTCACGGCACGTCACGGGGTTTCAGGCAGCGACCCCTCACCCGACTCCAAAGATGGGAAGAGGGGCCTCTGCCACGACCCCCACAGGGCCCCTCCAGCTTGAACTGGAGCCTGGGACTGTAGGCCTGCCTGACCCTCCTGAGGCCCACAGCCCTCTACCACATCCTCTCGCGTCAGCCTCGCCCGCAGGGACCTCTGGCCCATCtgcccccagctccagccccccctcccacccctgcagggCGGGGGACAGAGGCCTCAGGACCTGCATTCCCTGCAGGGTTCCCAGAGCCTCCCTGTGCTGCGTCACTCCCAGCCACTGACTCGTGTGAACTATTTATACCCCCTGCACATACACCCTGCTGCGTAGCCCCAGGGCACACGGAAGCGGGCCGGGCACGGAGCGAATGTGCAGCTTTATGAGCCTGTTTATGAGCTGGGCTTCCACTCCTTTCCTTTACTGCTCtgggaccttgggcaggtcacttaacctctctgagcctccctttaTATAATACGGTTCTCACCGGGCTTAAGTACAGTAAAGTTCCCGGCCCAAAGACCGACGTCAAAAAGTGGTTTCTACTAGTTGTTCAAGGTCATGCGAAGCTTATATATAACTAGAGTTGGGGGACGGGGACTGGGGAGCCCTGAAGAAGGCACTGAAATGAAGTGTGGACGTAGGAACTCTCAGACCAGGACACGGGTTTCTGCAGCTCAGCCCCTCAATGTCACTCTACCGTCACCAACACTCACCCAGCCAGCTTGAGGCCTGGGGACTACACAAGGTTTCTCTAGGCTCAGAAGGCCCATTTTAGCCCTGAGACCACTCTCTTCCCAGCCCCCGCCAGGAGGCGGTCCGGGCAAGTGTTTGGTTAGCCTGATAAGAGGGCATGGCTAGGCTGTGCAAACAGTGCCCACATCCGTCATGCTGTGATATACTCTGCACTCAAGGCACCTCCCCGGCCAGGGGACCGGGCCTGGAGGCCATCTCTGACCCAGGCGCTTGCCACAGGGAGGCCAGTCGAGACAGGTGTttagacaacacacacacacacacacacacacacacacacacacacacacagtgtcccTGCGTCTCCTGGACCTTTGGTGGAAGAAAACAGACCTGAAATGTGCAGGCACACTTTTATCACCTTATCAGTGTTCCAGCCCTTTCCAGCCACCCAGCCATGTCCCCACCACTCGCTGCACAGACTGTTCCCTGAGCTCGCCCCAGGCCACCTCCCAGAAAACTAGAAGTGGACCTCCCTCCTGTGACCTCCGGCCCTGCCCTGTGACATGTGGTACCTTCTGCCTCTCCTGAgttggggcaggagtgggggagagacggGGCCAAGATGTCCCTCGAGCGCTGGTAGAGGTGCTAGGCTGACCCTGGAGATAATgtcaaagccccccccccccacagtccATACCCCGTGGAATCGTGAATTCTTTCTCCCTGCTGGTTCACGTCACATTCAGTGCAGGGAGGCTGTGGCTTCAGCCACAGTGTTCGACACGTAAGAGGCTGCGGGCCGTGTAGGGAGTCCCTCGTCATCAGAGATAACCAAGCGGAAGCCACAGATCCGGAGCCCATTCCAGCTGCAATGGATAGGATGACAGGCTCCTTGCAGCCCAGCCTGTGATGCTCTGACCGGTCAAGTCTGAGGTGTCAGGACGTCCCTGGCCTCTCTCGCCCCTCCCACAGGTACGACGCCGGCCGGGACGGCTTCATTGACCTGATGGAGCTGAAGCTGATGATGGAGAAGCTCGGGGCTCCGCAGACCCACCTGGGCCTGAAAAACATGATCAAGGAGGTGGATGAGGACTTTGACGGCAAGCTCAGCTTCCGGGAGGTAAGTGTGCTCCCCATGTGGACGACTGAGGGGCTTGTGCTCGACCGTTGAATGGCTCATAGTTGGCTGAGGGACGCTCCGGTGGGGATCCTAGAGCAGCCACCGTGGGGATCCTGAGGTGCCTGAAGTGAGAAGGAGGGACATCCATTCCTTCATGTAGTAAGCACTTACGGAGTGACTTCTGACCCTGGGTGCAGCTTTGGAAGTCCAGAGAAAGGCCTTGTGCTCCGAGGGCCCTGGAGCACAGAGGGGGAGATTCCCAGGGACTGAAATGGCAGAGTGCCGTGACTCGGGAGAAGAG belongs to Panthera tigris isolate Pti1 chromosome C1, P.tigris_Pti1_mat1.1, whole genome shotgun sequence and includes:
- the EFHD2 gene encoding EF-hand domain-containing protein D2 — its product is MATDELASKLSRRLQMEGEGGAEAPEQPGLNGAAAAAAAAAGAPDEAAEALGSADGELSAKLLRRADLNQGIGEPQSPSRRVFNPYTEFKEFSRKQIKDMEKMFKQYDAGRDGFIDLMELKLMMEKLGAPQTHLGLKNMIKEVDEDFDGKLSFREFLLIFRKAAAGELQEDSGLHVLARLSEIDVSTEGVKGAKSFFEAKVQAINVSSRFEEEIKAEQEERKKQAEEMKQRKAAFKELQSTFK